TTAGCTTAGACTCACAATAATACCAAACTTGAACCAGAGAACATGCAATCCTTCTTCGTAGTAAGGTCCTTTGTGAGCCTTGTTAGTTATATGGCTACAACAGACAGTGATCAAGGTCCATACCATAGATTGTATCCAGAACAGTATATGATATCGCATGTACAAAGGCAAATATGGCTGTGAGACGACTCAGGTGCCGGTGGAAGACATTGAAAGTGCTGAAGCTCCAACCAGTGGCCCAAATGAAGATATTGTTCCGTCCAGCGAATAACCACACCCATGGCAAACAGGCATATGCGAACATGCTAGTCCGTTGAGCAACGTACTTCCATGCCTGCCGCGAAATAGTTGGCATCCTAATGAGCATGTTAGTCGACACAGTACCACATGGGTAAGAGTGCCATTATCCTTACGTGACATTCGGAATGAAGATGTCATGAAACCCAAAGTTGAGGATAATACACATGATCCAAAACCAGACCACAACTAGAATCTCCGGGCGATTCGGGATGCTACATCCCAGGAGCCGGCGTTGATGGTACGATCCGAGAGCTGCAGGGACGGCAATGTAAGCCTTCCAATAAAAGCTAAGACGATCCCGTATTCCAGCTTTGTCTGGTAACTGTTGTTCTCGCTTGCGCTCCACATCTCCTCtaccacttcctccttggacATGCCGCGATAAAGTCCATAAACGATGCAGTATGCCGGTGAGCAAGATTCCGCCCCAGTAGCCCATTACACTCCAACTCAGCCGCGTTGATTTCGGTAATGCTTGATCTTTCGCTAGCTGTGATACAGAGTCAGTGGTGTTGACCAATTAACGAATCAAGAATATGTGTCTCACATAACTGTGGAGGGCAACAAGATAGTATGAACGTGACAGTAATACAGGTGATGTCAATATCATTTTTTGATATTGACTAGGATCAACATGCGGAAGCTCCGCTATGTATGCACTCGTTGTATTGTTCGGCATCGCATCAAGGTCCAAGGGACTGTAGAGCCCCTGGCAGTAATTTTCCCACAAGTTTACCCCGGCAGACAGTTCCTCATCCGAGCAGTATAGCTTTACGGATGTATAGATGGAGCTTACCTGCACAGTGTTGTTACATGCAGCATTTTGTGAGTGGGGGCCAGACCATGTTAGGGTTGATAGCGATTGGTAGATGGAATAGAAACAGTATTCGTCCAGACTGGAAGCAGAGAGGCCTCCCCAACAGTGAACAAGGCCCGTGAACGCAACTAGTGTAATGACATATAGATGCATTTTGGACAAGAGACCAACAGCGGTAATGACTGGCACTCGGAGAGCTCTTTCTGAAGGCACATACACCGTTCGAAAACCTTCATCTGGCTTGCTTTTATATGATATTTCTACGTACCCCCTCCCGTTGTTCGGTCTCTAGACTCAGATGCCAGTGGCTGTTCGATCCTATTGTGAATATGAGGAACCTCATTACCATTAGAAGAGGGAAATCATAATGCGTGGGGCCCAGGGCCGCGGTGGATTGCACCTAGCGCTTCAGTTCCATCTCGAAACCAGTTCTTGGTAGGGGATGAGTGAAGTAAAAGTGGGCATCGTTTTCGTATTGGATAGCACATCAATAATCCACGCAGATCACTTTCCTTTCACAAGATTTATATCATTCAATGACAGTCTCCGCTTTCATTCCTCGTGGAGCCATCGCCTATATCCCAGCCCACCATGGAGTATAGGCGATCGAATGAGCATCACTAGCAGTGCTATTATGTAAAATTTACTTTTCATAAAGTGCAAACACATGATAGTTATCAGGTCGTCGATCAGATTATAACTAGCCCCACATATGCTCGGCTGGCAAGTATATCTAAAGTGCGTCGATCATCCCATCTGAAGTTTTAGACTGGTTGATAATCCCGCAGATCTCACCTGAATAGCCAGTCCGTTGAGGGTAATTCTGCGCGTGTTGAGAGGCAAGATCACCCTCAAACAATATCTTGATTTTAATACTAAGTGTCTAACATGCTTTTACTTGAGCATGTGTACTTTTGAAACAGGGGTCGACCACTTTTCAACGACCTCATCAAGGAATGGATATGCCCACCATTAGAAGTATTTAATCGTATGAAACCACGGTGCTAGACTCACTGAGCACGGTGAAATTATGATCAACAACTACTACTTGTCGTAACTGGCTTAAGCTTTCCTCCATGCCTAGAAAAGCCAATTCCAGACAAGCTTCGGATCAAATGTTTCATCTTAGAGCTCGCCCACGTACGGAAGATGTCACATCTATCTACTCGATAGAGTGGGATACATTCGGGTACCGAAGAAATATCACAAATGGCTTTCAGGAATACCACTCCCCTGGCGCTCTAGTCGCACAAAGGATACTCAGATCAGCCGTCTAGTGCTGAGCAGACAACACACCTAGCTGGCTATACTCTTACCCCTCACACTGTTGTCGTGGTATGACCCTCAGAAGCTAACAGCTTCAGCTTATCTACGTATTAGTGCGGGATGATCAATAGTTCTCCGTGCCCCTGAACCGATATGTTTCAGACAGCACATCCACTGTGATATGCAGTAACTCTCCAGTGTCAGAAAGTGCATGCAACGCTGGTAACCTTACCACTACTGCTGCACAGTACCAATAACCAAGTTACTTTAAAAACTACTATCCATGTTCCTAACTACCCATAATAAAGAGTTTCTTACAGCATATTCTTATGCTACGGTACCATAGTTGAGTGCGTATCCAAAGACAGAGACCAGGTTTCTTGGCCTACGTGATGTGTGATTTCATTGATATGTGGTAATTGGAGGCATTAGCATTGCTATGACACATAAGACTAAGCTTTCGGGCTGGACTTCAACCAAGCTTCCATAGTCTAGTGGTTAGGACGGCGGTCTCATAGCAATATGACAATTCCTATCTAAAGGAGTTGCAATCCGCAAGCACGAGTTCGATTCTCGTTGGAAgcactttctttttctccctttttaAACCATTCTTATCTTTTTCCCATGTGCAGATCCGTACTCTGTATGCTTCATCCAAATAGCCTGCAACCAGTGCTATCAACCAGCTTCACGTATTATCTGCTTTATCAAATAGTCTCCCGCAGTGCAGATCCTTGCCTACAAGTATAGGGTATATACCGGCTGATCACAGATTGTGTGTGATATTACTACCCCGAGAGTCTGAACTGCACTTCCTAAACCCTGTAATAGACCCAAGTAGGAGGAAGGGCAACACTAAGGACCGCTGTCGCGGACCAACATCACACGGTCGACGGCCATGGTGAAGATATGTATTCAGCCATCAAAACATTCAAGTACGCTCATTGGTATCGTGGTGTTCCCCGGTTACCCAAGCTGATTGAATGCTTGATGGCGACAGGGTAACAATCCCTCTTCTAAGCTTGTAGGCCGTGGATTCGGCTTCATGGATACATACGCACAGCCTGCCTTCGCGGTGATCCCTCCTTAAGGAACGGGAGAAATAGGCCCAGTGTAAGCAAAATGAAAACAGCAAAAAAGAATGCTTCCAACGAGAATCGAACTCGTGCTTGCGGATTGCAACTCCTTTAGATAGGAATTGTCATATTGCTATGAGACCGCCGTCCTAACCACTAGACTATGGAAACTTGATATATTATTCTGTCGTAATATTATGCTACATAGTCCTAAGATTGGGTGACCTTATAATCCTTGCACAGCTCCATAtatttcattttcttctgcttgtatacttcttctcttctatGTTAGTTATGTGGATATTCTTTGAACGACTTTATGGATTAAGTCGTGGTTATCTTATTGCTGAAGTTGTTCCTTTAGCACTCCATGAGTAACTCGTGTGCAGTGTTACCTGCGTACATATATATTCTGGGCCCACCGGTATCTGCCGTGGTAGTATGGTGCGTATCTTCATAGTACATCGCCAAATATACTCTCGCCACCTGGACTACACAGGCTGTCACAAGCAGAGTGACCAATCAATTGCCAGTCAAAATCATACACCGGTGATAATAAATGCAGCACTGCCCCTTTACTAGACACAAGAAGCTCGACAAGGATCACACAAGAACTACGGAACCGAGCGTCAAGGTCAAACGCGCTCGGAAAAGGTGGCAATTTGTCCCAGTATTTGACTTTGGTAAAAACAGCAACGCGGAGACACCGACAAGTCAATCCCTCCCAGAGACCAAAACTGCAGCGAGACTCATTACTGACAGTGGCAGACACCGCGTGGCAACTAACACACCAACAAGGTAAGTCTGATAACTCCTTCCAGACACTAAGATTGCAGTGCTGGAAGGCCCACACGAAGCCTGACACGTTAGGACAAGGAAAAGCCTTTGAAGCTATACCATCTCCAATCGAAAGATTGCCGATACCATGGTGCCCTACACCAACCACCCTACCAGGGACAACATCACCGCACTCGTCATGCCTCCCCTTAAGGTTCGACCCTAACGCCCTAAAGATACCTTAAGTCAGTCGGCAGATAGAGAATGCATTCCGCCTGGGTCTGCTGAGCTTGGCCGGTATGTCAGCAAAATTATCCCTGGTAAGAATGGATAATTGGGTTGGCAATTTGAGTTTTAACTTGCAACAAGTTACACCCGGTAGATGTATCGAAGTCATTAAGCTGTGTGTTGAGTCAGCATCTGGACTAGCACCGAGCGACATGGCCGTTGGTGAATTGTCCCGTGAACCCGGCGTAATATATAACGAGATGTTCCGTTTGTCCCCTAGACCGCACATACTAGGTACTACAGCGCTGGCTGGGGTCTAGTATAGATACTAATCAGTCTGATACAGTGAGGCAAGAGCCCCGAGAAGGTTGAATACATCGATCCCCTAGTGGTAAGTTGGCTTACCCACTCTGAAATTCTGCAGAATGAAGAAACACGAGACAATGCACTGTGGGAATGGGGGAAGGTAGAACTTGACCACGTAGTTCCTCCATATTTTCTATATCACCAACCTGGCTCTGGCCTCTTAGGGTGTGATACGGTTGGCCGGAGTCATCAACTGAAACCTAGCCTAGCCGTATGCTATAGATAACTTTCTACACAAGCACCAGGTACTTTCCTTCGGTCTATATCCACACCATCCAGACAATATTGGACTTCAGCTCGAGAGTTCTGATCACATCTGAATGTCCTTCAACACAGATTGCACAACCAAGTTGAAGTACCAATACTCACGAGCCAATCTCGATAGTCGACTCAACGAATCCTAAAAAAATAACGACCGACCTGGGACTCGAACCCAGAACCTTCAGTTGTGATCTATTGACCAATCAATGGCCTGCTAGGAGACTGACGCTCTACCATTGAGCCAGCCGGCCAGGATCTATTTAATCAGGGACCAATTTTGACACTATTGGCCTACCGTGACACTGGGTAAGAAGTGTCATTGTGTCGGTGGATTAAAGTATATTATGGTAGATATAGCTTGGCGAGCTATTTTGGTGGAAGGGCGGACATTTCCAGATTAACACTACGAAACATATGCGCTGGTTTGTGTTATGGTAACTGGTTGTTTCGCTTAGGGTATCTTAACCCGACAGTAAAATCACTTCCTCatcaagaagagagaaatatcGTACAAATGTGACCAGCCAAGAAACATCATTATTGTCTCTCGTCTAACATCAAGTTATATAGAGCACACAACGTACACATACGTTTGATGAAAAAAGTGTAAGAGTATCTTTTCATGCATAAACGAAACGGAAGCGAAAGAAACACCCGAACGTGCAACCATTatttcttgcccttcttcttcttcttgcttggGGACGCCGGACTCCCAGGCTGCTCATCAGCCTCGACCAAAACTGCATCGTCATCGCTTCCAGTTACCGAGGACGGCGCACCAGACGACTCGGGGGTCTTTATTGCAGGGGTGGAGCTGCTGGTCGTGGTAGGGGTTGTGTCAGCTGGAGCTTCGGTTTTCTGCGGAGGTGCGGTTGAAGTAGAGTCCTCGGCGTCCAATTCCTTCATGAATCCTTCCTTGATGCTggctctcctcttctcccaccATTGACGCTCCTCGTCCAACTTGGCCTGCTGCTCAGCGATGCGCTCGCGATAGAGGGTGTTGTTCATCATTTCATTGGCAGATTGGAAAATCGTTTGGCCCCAACCGGGTACATATGCGTTGGCCTAAGTTCGAACCATTCAGTCACCACATCCTCAAGATATGCAGAAGTAAAGCACAAGGAGAAAAATAACTAACCTCAGAAACAACATCGCGAacctcatcctccatctccttctccgcccTCTGGAACCGTTGCCACAAATCATCACCCACACTACCACGCTGAAGTAGCACACCCAAAGCCTGTTTCTGACTGCGCAGGGCCAAAACCCGTTTAATATCCTCCTCTGCACGTCTTAAGAGCGCAGCCTTAAGCACCGACTCGGGTACAGCAggcgccttcttctccttagAAGAGGTCGCAGGCGGGTCAatgtgaagaagggagaaataGATATCTCGTTGGAGGTGAGCGGGGAACCATGGTTCTAGAGAGTATGCCTTTTCTATATGTCCGCGACGGGCCTTGGTTAGTATACTAGATGAACGTGGCTTCTTTGGGAAAGGCGCTGAACATACGGGCTTTGCGCTTGCGGTATAATGAGGAGAAGGTTGCTAGGGAGCCGATTAGAACACCTAGGTAGGCGAACGGCACGGCGAGACTGAGCCAGTTTACCATGGCGTTGTATAGGACAGATATGGCTGTCCTGGAATAGCGATCGAACGGAGTTTAAATGTCGGCGGGGAGTATTCAGGCTGGGGTCATAATATCGTTGCTGGTTTTCGTGTGAAACCTTCGCAGCGCTGTCTGCAAAGAATGTtgaaaatagaaaaattgCGCGCGACACCAAGCAGCACAATGTCGGAGTTGTatgagggagggagagataATCGTAGTGTTCCTCGCcgcaggaaagggaaatttgGTGAGGCGGTGATGATCGCGCTCCTTCGGGAAAGGACAGGCTGGTGTCTTGGCCGCGTCACATGTTCACTGCCATACGAGTATACGTTCAATTCTCTAGGGTTTATTGACACAACTCTAGTCACTGATGCTTTGTTGTCTGATGCATTTTATCTACAAAATTGTCCACAAATtttgaaggaaatgagaTGTCTTAAAGCATACATGCACGAGCTCACCGTTCGCGCGAGAGAAAACAAACCGGCCCTTTAAAACCCGTAGTaccaaccaaaaagaaacacacTCGCAGGCTTTCAGAACAGCCATTCCGTAGATAATAAGCAAGATAGGAAATGTAAACAAGATAGGTATAATCTGAGAGTAGAAGATAAAAGAggatagaaaaaaagaaaaaaaagaaagatccTAGAGCCAGCATTGACTTCATTACACAAGTCCATTGTCAAAGTACACAAACACCCCTAATTCAACCCTATACCAAGCGAAGAGGAAATAATGGgtaggaaagaaaggaaacgaagaaagagagagggtgAGGGAGAGAGATTGAGGGGTGGAGgcaagggaagaagagagaattaAGGGTTCTCTTGACGAGGGCTGCAGCATAGTTACAGGTGTTCGAATGATGAACCCAACTGTTCCTTCGTCCTTTGACTGATAGGACCAATTTCCTGCATCGCCTGCATGTCTTCGAGGATCTCATTGAATGAGTCCCGAATTCCAGCGGCCACTTTGCTGCGGTTCCATTCACCACGCGTGCGCCACAGGTAGTCCATTAGGCTAGTGTTGATCTGCTCAAGCTGCTCCACCGAGCAGCCACTGGTCCGCTGGGTGAGCTGCTCGTGCAGATTCTGGACATACTCAGAGTCCACGATTAGCTTTGGTGAGTGGTCCTCATCGTTCAGTATCGAATGGAGATTAACTGGCGGATGAGATGACGGCTTCGTGGATTCATCGAAAAGAGGCACGGGTGGTTGTGTTTTCGGTTGCGACTGACTGCCATTCACATGGTGTTCGGGCTGCGAGTCTGCGTTTCCGGGAAGAGACTCGCGTGGCCTCGGTGACGGCTGGCTGCTGTCACATTGCTGCGTGTCTGGTAGATGCTCTTCTAATCCCACCCGGTCTGGGTATTGAGTAAGGTCAGGGAAATCGTGCCTTATTGCTTGACCCACTATGGGGCTTTGTGTATAATTTGGACGGAGAGATGATTGATCTGACGATTTTTGGCCTGACGTTGTTTGTGTAGTAGAAGCTTCGTTAGCGTAGTCGTGTGGCTGAGATCCCGGAGCCATTGGAGTCATCGGCCCCTTCTGCGAGAAGCTCGAAAGACCTGATTCGCGTCGTATCTGCTGGGAAGGCGCTGTGTGGGAATACGGTGGTTTTGGCTGCGCCGATGGCCCGAATGAACTGCCTTGCGTGTCTCTTGTGCCTGAGTGGTCTTCTGAATTGGTCATGTAGACATCACCGTCCCCATCTGGCCTCGACTCATGTGAACCATTGCTTGTCGGTCCACGGGCGCTCAGATCATTGAGATCTGAGCCTCCGCTTTGATGGTAGCCGttggtcaagaagcttgCCGTTGATTGTCGTGTCGGCGTTACCGGTCTGGCCTGCTCCTTGGGAGCGAGGTCAGGGAATGTCTCGCCTAGCACCACAGGGCCACTTGAAGGACCCGACTCGGTATTACCATGCGGTACATTATGGTTCGCCGTGTGACCCAAAAAGCCTCCCTTTTCTGCTTCCTCGACCCTCTTGGCCTTTTCAGCTGCGGCCTTTTCCCTTGCCAGTTCCCGAATGTAGACATTCTCGCATTCTGCGACGAGCTGCGGCTCGGCCTGCTCGATGGTGGagatatcaacttcaacgttAGACAGAAGCTCGTTGGCTCTCAAGATCCTCTCTTGATCGCCAGTCTGTCGTGCATCTTTGGCTAGTCGCTTTATGTCCGCCAGGAAGTCACTGGGTCGTTTATAGTATCCATTGGAGAGGCGCTTTTCGATGGTAACGATTTCCATATTGTAGAAGAATTTACCCGACACGGTTTCCCAGAGTCCCGGGACGCCGTGTTTGTCATAAGCCTTCTCGAATGGCCGGAAGGTGGTCCGCTGTTCAATCGGTAGATCGCTTGTGACGATGTTGggatcatcctcttcccagAGGTACCGGATCT
This window of the Aspergillus flavus chromosome 8, complete sequence genome carries:
- a CDS encoding pre protein translocase subunit Sec66 (translocation protein, putative) yields the protein MVNWLSLAVPFAYLGVLIGSLATFSSLYRKRKAQKAYSLEPWFPAHLQRDIYFSLLHIDPPATSSKEKKAPAVPESVLKAALLRRAEEDIKRVLALRSQKQALGVLLQRGSVGDDLWQRFQRAEKEMEDEVRDVVSEANAYVPGWGQTIFQSANEMMNNTLYRERIAEQQAKLDEERQWWEKRRASIKEGFMKELDAEDSTSTAPPQKTEAPADTTPTTTSSSTPAIKTPESSGAPSSVTGSDDDAVLVEADEQPGSPASPSKKKKKGKK